One genomic segment of Procambarus clarkii isolate CNS0578487 chromosome 34, FALCON_Pclarkii_2.0, whole genome shotgun sequence includes these proteins:
- the LOC138371051 gene encoding caspase recruitment domain-containing protein 6-like: MSQGKPAQHKSNQTKLDQAKSSQDKPTLAKLSQAKPGQAKPTLAKLSQAKPGQAKPTLAKLSQAKPGQARPSQANASQVKPGQARPSQTNASQVKPGQARPSQTNASQVKPGQAIKPARQTPAAAAISLQRRSRPTISPARLPISS; encoded by the coding sequence ATGAGCCAAGGTAAGCCAGCTCAACACAAATCAAACCAGACCAAGCTAGACCAGGCCAAGTCAAGTCAAGACAAACCAACGCTAGCCAAGTTAAGCCAGGCCAAGCCAGGCCAAGCCAAGCCAACGCTAGCCAAGTTAAGCCAAGCCAAGCCAGGCCAAGCCAAGCCAACGCTAGCCAAGTTAAGCCAAGCCAAGCCAGGCCAAGCCAGGCCAAGCCAAGCCAACGCTAGCCAAGTTAAGCCAGGCCAAGCCAGGCCAAGCCAAACCAACGCTAGCCAAGTTAAGCCAGGCCAAGCCAGGCCAAGCCAAACCAACGCTAGCCAAGTTAAGCCAGGCCAAGCCATCAAACCAGCGAGgcagacaccagcagcagcagcaatcagTCTACAGAGACGCAGCCGACCCACCATAAGTCCTGCTAGGCTCCCTATTTCCTCCTAA